TCAGGCGTGACACCTTGATTTGGCATCCTTATGAGATAGGTTGCGAGCAGTTCCTTGGCTATGGGGTCTTTTTCTAGCATTTCTTCAGGATGGAGAATCTGGTTTTCAATCCATTCAAGTTTCCTTCTTTGAGTGACTCCGGCCAAATCGGGTCCGGTGAGTTTTCCTTTTCCTATTGTGTGACAGGCGGTACAGCCCTTGTTTTTGAATGCTTCTTCACCCCTCTCCGCGAGTTCATGGTTTATCGGAGATACTGATTCAATCTCAACATCTTCTATTTCTGCTTGTTCTGAGGTAGTTTCCTTCCCTGTTTCAGTGATCTCCGAGTTTCCTTCTTTTTCGCTTTTACAAGATACGAACGTTGCTATAAAGAAAACCAGAATTATTGTAGAAACTTTTATTATCAATTGTTTTACCTCCTCTTCAGTTATTTCTAACATAGCAACCCACATGCCAATAATGTTAACGTCATATTTATTGAGTTTTTTTAATTAGCGGGTTTCTCGAAGAGAGTAGGATGTAAGATTATCTGACACAAAGATCTTCTCGCCATTCTTATTCACCGTTTAAATTGGTTGCTCTTTTGAGAGGACTTTCAATGCCGCTTTGGTAACTTCGGATACTATGTTCTCATAATCGTTCGCAATAAAACCACTATTGAAAAAGAGTATGGACCTTGTAATCATACCGATCACTAATGCAGCCCCAAGATTTTCGTCCATTTTTGTGAAATCACCTTTGGCAATGCCCTTTTTTATCGCATTAACAAAGACATCTTTGGGCTTCAAAAAGTTGCTCGTCATTTTGGGAAGTTCCGAGTAGTGACCAGCCATTATATAGTCATATGCCTTCGGTTCATTCTTCGCGAACTCAAAGAAAACCCTAATCATCTTTTTAATTGATTCTCTGGGCTCGTTGAACTTTTTCTCCGCCTCTGAAAGCCTGTCTTTAAACATGTCCATATAGTTTAAAAAGAGCTCTGA
The window above is part of the Thermodesulfobacteriota bacterium genome. Proteins encoded here:
- a CDS encoding cytochrome c → MIIKVSTIILVFFIATFVSCKSEKEGNSEITETGKETTSEQAEIEDVEIESVSPINHELAERGEEAFKNKGCTACHTIGKGKLTGPDLAGVTQRRKLEWIENQILHPEEMLEKDPIAKELLATYLIRMPNQGVTPEEAKAIIMYLREQDSEANEVSENEDK